The nucleotide window CACAAGTGAGGCAGATGAAGCGGATGTCATTCGTTGGTGGGATGAGATTACGGCGGAAGGCCATGAGGGAGTTGTGATCAAACCCGAAACATTCCGCGCCTGGAATAGCAACAAAATGATTCAGCCTGCGATTAAAGTACGAGGACGTGCATATTTGCACATCATCTATGGTATGGATTACCTGGCACCCGAGAATCTGTCCCGGCTTCGTAAACGCAAAACATCCAAAAAAGAACGCCACGCCTTAATGGAGAGTGCATTGGGGATGGAGGGTATTGAGCGCTTTATACGTAGAGAGCCAGTGGAACGAATTCATGAATGTGTGCTGGCAACGCTATCACTGGAGTCGGAGCGAGTGGACCCGCGTTTGTAAACTGTTATGTGAAAATAAATTTATGTATTCACCTATAATGTATGGGTAATTATGGTATGATACTCTGGCCAAACTAATTGCTGGAGGTTATCCATATGCGTATCAAAGTAATAAGCAGTTTGCTTGCCATGTTCATGATTTTTGCTACCGTAGCGTCTGCTCACCCAGGAAGAACAGATGCCAATGGAGGGCACACCTGTCGCACCAACTGTGCAAAATGGGGTCTGAAACAAGGGGAATATCATTATCACAACGGAGGTTCCTCTTCGAGTTCCAAATCTTCATCTTCAAGCTCATCCAGTTCGGGAAGTACCAAGAAAAGTAACAAATCTTCAACGGCAACCCAAAAGAAAGCTGCTCCTAAACCAGAATATATCAAGTCTTCTGTTCAGGTGAAGGTAAATGGTTCCAAAGTTATTTTCACTGAATCTCCTATTGTAATGAATAACACGAATCTTGTACCACTACGTGAGATGGCCAAAGCAATGAAAGCCAAAACATCTTGGGACAGTAAGACTCAAACTATTACGGTTACCAAAG belongs to Paenibacillus sp. FSL H8-0079 and includes:
- a CDS encoding copper amine oxidase N-terminal domain-containing protein encodes the protein MRIKVISSLLAMFMIFATVASAHPGRTDANGGHTCRTNCAKWGLKQGEYHYHNGGSSSSSKSSSSSSSSSGSTKKSNKSSTATQKKAAPKPEYIKSSVQVKVNGSKVIFTESPIVMNNTNLVPLREMAKAMKAKTSWDSKTQTITVTKDKYKLIFTLGSKKVKVNGKEVTLQAAPKEIKGTTYIPLRVLVEGLGASLTSSGNTLTVKVKE